One genomic window of Halolamina sediminis includes the following:
- a CDS encoding iron-sulfur cluster biogenesis protein NfuA has protein sequence MSTESQSGDDLRDRISNFLRRNFPQIQMHGGSSSITHLDREEGVVHIQLGGACSGCGISPMTIQAIKSRMVKEIPEIDKVEADTGMGGGADGDLGGTGGDSMSPSFPGEGDDDGEDDEGPQAPF, from the coding sequence ATGAGCACGGAGAGCCAGTCCGGCGACGACCTTCGCGACCGCATCAGCAACTTCCTGCGGCGAAACTTCCCGCAGATACAGATGCACGGCGGTTCGTCCTCGATCACCCACCTCGACCGCGAGGAGGGCGTGGTGCACATCCAGCTCGGCGGCGCGTGTTCGGGCTGTGGTATCTCCCCGATGACGATCCAGGCGATCAAGTCCCGGATGGTCAAGGAGATCCCCGAGATCGACAAAGTCGAAGCCGACACGGGCATGGGCGGCGGCGCCGACGGCGACCTCGGCGGCACCGGCGGCGACAGTATGAGCCCCTCTTTCCCCGGCGAGGGCGACGACGACGGCGAGGACGACGAAGGGCCCCAGGCCCCGTTCTAA
- a CDS encoding DUF5783 family protein: MAEFDPDTFEEEKYTEHFAELQRAYKNAFETMNGQFDSDLIHAIDQQVLNESEPHFVDGRFEVELPENPTGRVTAVDADSETLTETLDRYTDEIVAELHELFGVERAENEP; this comes from the coding sequence ATGGCCGAGTTCGATCCCGACACGTTCGAGGAGGAGAAGTACACCGAGCATTTCGCCGAGCTCCAGCGCGCCTACAAGAACGCGTTCGAGACGATGAACGGACAGTTCGACTCGGACCTGATCCACGCGATCGACCAGCAGGTGCTCAACGAGTCCGAACCCCACTTCGTCGACGGCCGCTTCGAGGTCGAACTCCCCGAGAACCCCACGGGTCGCGTGACGGCGGTCGACGCCGACAGCGAGACACTGACCGAGACGCTCGATCGCTACACCGACGAGATCGTCGCCGAGCTCCACGAGCTGTTCGGCGTCGAACGGGCCGAGAACGAGCCCTGA
- a CDS encoding DUF7504 family protein, with protein sequence MKMEEPTSEALDSAIPISELAAGKSVLVRGPAMSGKYDLLLRLLGSLADCSIFVSTSRQNRGARDDFAAYGDPDCFGVVDCASRVQGQDDGGGELVRYASSPKNLTEVGVKFTDLVDQFQDDGVEHVAVGLYSLSELLMYSDTEQVYQFLRVLLAESGGMGWPTVAVIDDDAAGEQAVNTLTQPFDAVITTRRDDDGRSFQYHEPGGEPDEWVAF encoded by the coding sequence ATGAAAATGGAGGAGCCCACGAGCGAAGCCCTGGACTCCGCCATCCCGATCAGCGAGCTCGCTGCCGGAAAGAGCGTGCTCGTTCGCGGCCCCGCGATGTCCGGGAAGTACGATCTGCTCCTCCGCCTGCTCGGCTCGCTCGCGGACTGTTCGATCTTCGTCTCCACCAGCCGGCAGAACCGCGGCGCCCGCGATGATTTCGCCGCCTACGGCGACCCCGACTGCTTCGGCGTCGTCGACTGCGCCAGCCGAGTACAGGGGCAAGACGACGGCGGCGGCGAGCTCGTCCGCTACGCCTCCTCGCCGAAGAACCTCACCGAAGTCGGCGTGAAGTTCACAGATCTCGTCGATCAGTTCCAAGACGACGGCGTCGAGCACGTCGCCGTCGGCCTCTACTCGCTGTCGGAGCTGCTGATGTACAGCGACACCGAACAGGTGTACCAGTTCCTGCGCGTGCTGCTCGCCGAGTCCGGGGGGATGGGATGGCCGACCGTCGCCGTGATCGACGACGACGCCGCCGGCGAGCAGGCGGTTAACACGCTCACCCAGCCGTTCGACGCCGTGATCACCACCAGGCGTGACGACGACGGGCGGTCGTTCCAGTATCACGAGCCGGGAGGGGAGCCGGACGAGTGGGTCGCGTTCTGA
- a CDS encoding fumarylacetoacetate hydrolase family protein, which yields MRYLARTADGEPLLGDDDGFVPLAAATPEHASVREALPAAAAGTLPAPDTASADRIPREKRSLGAFVGKPGKLFGIGLNYVEHAGDLSEDAPEEPASFFKPATAATGPGGPIRLPPESVSERVTAEAELAVVIGRTCRNVGADEAADVIAGYAPVIDTTAEDVLQRNPRFLTRSKSFDTFLVLGPHLAVPESRAELAETTVRTVVDGETVAENVVDNMEFPPRELVAFHSDVMTLEPGDVISTGTPGAGVIERGDRVRAEVEGIGSVAADVVR from the coding sequence ATGCGCTACCTCGCACGGACCGCCGACGGCGAACCCCTGCTGGGCGACGACGACGGCTTCGTCCCGCTGGCGGCCGCGACGCCCGAGCACGCGAGCGTCCGCGAGGCGCTCCCGGCCGCGGCCGCGGGGACGCTCCCCGCTCCTGACACCGCGAGCGCCGACAGGATTCCCCGGGAGAAGCGCTCGCTCGGCGCGTTCGTCGGGAAGCCGGGCAAACTGTTCGGGATCGGCCTCAACTACGTCGAACACGCCGGCGACCTCTCGGAGGACGCGCCCGAGGAGCCGGCGAGCTTCTTCAAGCCGGCGACGGCCGCGACCGGCCCGGGCGGGCCGATCCGACTCCCGCCCGAGTCGGTCAGCGAGCGAGTGACCGCGGAGGCGGAGTTGGCGGTCGTGATCGGCCGGACCTGCCGGAACGTCGGCGCCGACGAGGCCGCCGACGTGATCGCCGGCTACGCGCCCGTGATCGACACGACCGCCGAGGACGTGCTCCAGCGCAACCCTCGGTTCCTGACGCGGTCGAAGAGCTTCGACACGTTCCTCGTGCTCGGGCCGCATCTCGCGGTCCCCGAGTCGAGGGCCGAACTCGCGGAGACGACGGTTCGAACGGTCGTCGATGGCGAGACGGTCGCGGAGAACGTCGTCGACAACATGGAGTTTCCGCCGCGGGAGCTAGTGGCGTTCCACTCCGACGTGATGACGCTCGAACCCGGCGACGTGATCTCGACGGGGACGCCCGGCGCGGGCGTGATCGAGCGGGGCGATCGCGTGCGTGCCGAAGTCGAGGGGATCGGGAGCGTCGCCGCGGACGTGGTGCGATAG
- the thiC gene encoding phosphomethylpyrimidine synthase ThiC, with protein MARTQLQRARDGELTAAMERVAERENRDPEFVRQQVADGQAVIPNNHDHESLDPMIIGREFATKVNANIGNSEETSGLEGELEKLHTAVHYGADTVMDLSTGTNLDEIREANVEHSPVPVGTVPIYEAVKHVDDPTELTPELLLDVIEKQAAQGVDYMTIHAGVLMEHLPLTDGRKTGIVSRGGSILAQWIEENGLQNPLYVDFEEICEIFAEHDVTFSLGDGLRPGSLADAGDEAQFAELETLGELTRTAWDHGVQVMVEGPGHVPMDQVAQNVDRQQELCDGAPFYVLGPLVTDIAPGYDHITSAIGATEAARAGAAMLCYVTPKEHLGLPEQEDVREGLAAYRIAAHAGDVANGLPGARDWDDALSEARYEFDWRRQFDLALDPARARSYHDQTLPGDNYKEARFCSMCGVEFCSMRIDQDARDADGEMTEIDDTTDLDGSPAAEANLPPVGSHDTSGVPEEIEIDGVTFTPAASHTDD; from the coding sequence ATGGCGCGAACCCAGCTTCAACGGGCCCGCGACGGCGAACTGACGGCCGCGATGGAACGAGTGGCCGAGCGCGAGAACCGCGATCCCGAGTTCGTCCGCCAACAGGTCGCCGACGGGCAGGCGGTGATCCCGAACAACCACGATCACGAATCGCTCGATCCGATGATCATCGGCCGGGAGTTCGCCACGAAGGTCAACGCGAACATCGGCAACAGCGAGGAGACGAGCGGGCTGGAGGGAGAACTGGAGAAGCTCCATACGGCGGTTCACTACGGGGCGGACACGGTGATGGACCTCTCGACCGGGACGAACCTCGACGAGATCCGCGAGGCGAACGTGGAGCACTCGCCCGTCCCCGTGGGAACGGTCCCGATCTACGAGGCGGTTAAACACGTCGACGATCCGACTGAACTCACGCCAGAGCTGCTGCTCGACGTGATCGAGAAGCAGGCGGCACAGGGCGTCGACTACATGACGATCCACGCCGGCGTACTGATGGAGCACCTCCCGCTGACGGACGGCCGGAAGACGGGGATCGTCTCGCGGGGTGGGTCCATCCTCGCGCAGTGGATCGAAGAGAACGGGCTGCAGAACCCCCTGTACGTGGACTTCGAGGAGATCTGCGAGATATTTGCCGAGCACGACGTGACGTTCTCGCTCGGCGACGGGCTCCGGCCCGGGTCGCTGGCCGACGCCGGCGACGAGGCGCAGTTCGCGGAGCTCGAGACGCTGGGCGAGCTCACGCGGACCGCGTGGGACCACGGCGTGCAGGTGATGGTCGAGGGGCCGGGGCACGTCCCGATGGATCAGGTGGCCCAGAACGTCGACCGCCAACAGGAGCTCTGTGACGGCGCCCCCTTCTACGTGCTCGGGCCACTCGTCACCGACATCGCGCCGGGGTACGACCACATCACGAGCGCCATCGGCGCGACCGAGGCGGCACGGGCCGGCGCCGCGATGCTGTGTTACGTCACGCCCAAGGAGCATCTGGGCCTCCCGGAGCAGGAAGACGTTCGGGAAGGGTTGGCCGCCTACCGGATCGCCGCTCACGCGGGCGACGTAGCCAACGGCCTTCCGGGGGCCCGGGACTGGGACGACGCGCTCTCGGAAGCACGCTACGAGTTCGACTGGCGCCGGCAGTTCGATCTCGCACTGGACCCCGCTCGTGCCCGATCGTACCACGACCAGACTCTCCCTGGAGACAACTACAAGGAGGCACGGTTCTGCTCGATGTGCGGCGTCGAGTTCTGCTCGATGCGGATCGACCAGGACGCCCGCGATGCCGACGGGGAGATGACCGAGATCGACGACACGACCGATCTCGACGGCTCGCCGGCCGCGGAGGCGAACCTCCCGCCAGTCGGGAGTCACGACACGAGCGGTGTCCCCGAGGAGATCGAAATCGACGGCGTCACGTTCACCCCGGCGGCGTCACACACCGACGACTGA
- a CDS encoding ATP-dependent DNA helicase — protein sequence MEPARIPDSFPAPSFRGNQEQALSDIRDAFAAGNDVVLVRAPTGSGKSLLARSIMGAARTVEEADPAQPTGAYYTTPQVSQLDDVEADDLLEDFRVIRGKNNYDCILPGEHDTPVDQAPCVRKKGFDCTVRHRCPYFSDRAIASNQPIAAMTLAYFMQTAGSDVFRMRDVCVVDEAHGLAEWAEMYAAIELTPRRVPVWDDVDVPDVTAATGDPVEGAVRFSEQLLERCEAEKDQLLAKPELTPEEAARRDRLQELISELSYFAEDYRDAQSPTTWVVDQPDGAGGSITIKPLDPAKYLQHTVWDRGSKFALLSATMLNKEAFCRGVGLDPEKVALVEVGHTFPVENRPLYDVTQGKMTYEHRDETLPKIADLIVRLMAKHAGEKGLIHCHSYAIQERLADRLAELGVAGRVRVHDRENRDAQLEAWKASDEPELFLSVKMEEALNLEDDLCRWQVLCKAPYLNTNDSRVEQRLEEGQWAWYYRAALRTVIQACGRVVRSPEDYGTTYLADDSLLELFDRASTDIPGWFQDQVDRISRPDLPAADPAAALAGVDASPSVGSTGSSDRSDRRQSGGSTGTASSSSSRSSSASSGTGSDSPANKTEAEAEKRENHPLSDVWGDG from the coding sequence GTGGAGCCCGCTCGCATCCCCGACTCGTTCCCCGCGCCCTCCTTCCGCGGCAATCAGGAGCAGGCGCTTTCGGACATCCGCGACGCCTTTGCGGCCGGGAACGACGTGGTGCTCGTGCGCGCGCCGACGGGCAGCGGCAAGTCCCTCCTCGCCCGGTCGATCATGGGCGCTGCCCGGACCGTCGAGGAGGCCGACCCGGCCCAGCCCACCGGCGCCTACTACACCACGCCGCAGGTCAGCCAGCTCGACGACGTGGAGGCCGACGACTTACTCGAGGACTTCCGGGTGATCCGCGGCAAGAACAACTACGACTGCATCCTCCCCGGCGAGCACGACACGCCGGTCGATCAGGCCCCCTGCGTCCGGAAGAAGGGCTTTGACTGCACGGTCCGGCACCGCTGCCCGTACTTCTCGGACCGTGCGATCGCGAGCAACCAACCGATCGCGGCGATGACGCTGGCGTACTTCATGCAGACCGCCGGCAGCGACGTGTTCCGGATGCGCGACGTTTGCGTCGTCGACGAGGCTCACGGGCTCGCGGAGTGGGCCGAGATGTACGCTGCCATCGAACTCACACCCCGTCGGGTGCCGGTCTGGGACGACGTGGACGTGCCGGACGTAACCGCCGCGACGGGCGACCCCGTCGAGGGCGCGGTTCGCTTCTCGGAACAACTGCTCGAACGCTGCGAGGCCGAGAAGGACCAACTGCTCGCGAAGCCCGAGCTCACGCCCGAGGAGGCCGCCCGCCGGGACCGACTGCAGGAGCTCATCAGCGAACTTTCTTACTTCGCCGAAGACTACCGCGACGCCCAGTCGCCGACGACGTGGGTGGTCGACCAGCCCGACGGCGCCGGCGGGTCGATCACGATCAAGCCGCTCGATCCCGCGAAGTACCTCCAGCACACCGTCTGGGACCGCGGCTCGAAGTTCGCGCTGCTGTCGGCGACGATGCTGAACAAGGAGGCGTTCTGCCGCGGCGTCGGCCTCGACCCCGAGAAAGTCGCACTGGTGGAGGTGGGCCACACGTTCCCCGTCGAGAACCGCCCGCTGTACGACGTGACACAGGGGAAGATGACGTACGAGCACCGCGACGAGACGCTGCCGAAGATCGCCGACCTGATCGTCCGGCTGATGGCGAAACACGCAGGGGAGAAGGGGCTGATCCACTGCCACTCCTACGCGATCCAGGAGCGACTCGCCGACCGACTCGCCGAACTCGGCGTCGCCGGCCGCGTGCGCGTCCACGACCGGGAGAACCGCGACGCCCAACTCGAAGCGTGGAAGGCCAGCGACGAGCCCGAACTGTTCCTCTCGGTCAAGATGGAGGAGGCGCTCAATCTGGAGGACGACCTCTGTCGCTGGCAGGTGCTCTGTAAGGCGCCGTACCTCAACACCAACGACTCCAGAGTGGAGCAGCGCCTCGAGGAGGGGCAGTGGGCGTGGTACTACCGCGCCGCCCTCAGAACGGTGATTCAGGCCTGCGGGCGCGTCGTACGCTCGCCGGAGGACTACGGCACCACCTACCTCGCCGACGACTCGCTGCTGGAGTTGTTCGACCGTGCGAGCACGGACATCCCCGGCTGGTTCCAGGATCAGGTCGACCGCATCTCCCGGCCGGATCTTCCCGCGGCCGACCCCGCCGCCGCGCTCGCGGGCGTCGACGCCAGCCCGAGCGTGGGTTCGACCGGGAGTTCGGACCGGAGTGATCGACGGCAGTCCGGCGGTTCGACTGGAACCGCGTCCAGTTCGTCCTCGCGATCGTCGTCGGCGTCGTCCGGGACCGGGAGCGACTCGCCGGCGAACAAGACCGAGGCCGAGGCCGAGAAGCGTGAGAACCATCCGCTGTCGGACGTATGGGGGGACGGATGA
- a CDS encoding 60S ribosomal export protein NMD3, translated as MSKSGEFCPRCGDDVPERPEPLPGEPRDRDAALCDACYFEQFDLVDAPDRIEVLVCSRCGAVHRGNRWVDVGAKDYTDVAVDEVAEALGVHLKAEQVQWGVDPEQVDQNTIRMHCTFSGIVRDTPVEEQVVVPVKVSRGTCERCGRISGGSYAGEVQVRAEERVPTSDERERAMEIANEMVREREADGDREAFVTEAKEVKDGADIKLSTNKLGRALSKRLVEEFGGEFEEYATLVTEDSDGNEVYRVTFSVRLPRYRPGEIIDPEDGDGPVLVTSVRGNLKGTRLASGERYEARFDEGAAPDARRLGEREDAVETTVVAVEDEHAVQVLDPETFETVSIPRPNFFDTDADEVAVLKSRSGLHMVPEDDTESTESA; from the coding sequence ATGAGTAAGTCCGGCGAGTTCTGCCCTCGCTGCGGCGACGACGTGCCCGAGCGCCCCGAACCGCTCCCCGGGGAGCCGCGGGACCGCGACGCCGCACTCTGTGACGCCTGCTACTTCGAGCAGTTCGACCTCGTCGACGCCCCCGACCGCATCGAAGTGCTCGTCTGCTCGCGCTGTGGCGCGGTCCACCGCGGCAACCGCTGGGTCGACGTGGGGGCGAAAGACTACACCGACGTGGCCGTCGACGAGGTCGCCGAAGCCCTCGGGGTCCACCTCAAGGCCGAACAGGTCCAGTGGGGCGTCGACCCCGAACAGGTCGACCAGAACACGATCCGCATGCACTGCACGTTCTCGGGGATCGTCCGCGACACGCCCGTCGAGGAGCAGGTCGTCGTCCCCGTCAAGGTCTCCCGCGGGACCTGCGAGCGCTGTGGCCGCATCTCGGGCGGCTCCTACGCCGGCGAGGTGCAGGTCCGCGCCGAGGAGCGCGTCCCCACCAGCGACGAACGGGAGCGCGCCATGGAGATCGCCAACGAGATGGTCCGGGAACGCGAGGCCGACGGCGACCGCGAGGCGTTCGTCACCGAGGCCAAGGAGGTGAAAGACGGCGCCGACATCAAGCTCTCGACCAACAAGCTCGGCCGCGCGCTCTCGAAACGGCTCGTCGAGGAGTTCGGCGGCGAGTTCGAGGAGTACGCCACCCTCGTCACCGAGGACTCCGACGGCAACGAGGTGTACCGCGTCACGTTCTCGGTCCGCCTGCCCCGCTACCGGCCGGGCGAGATCATCGACCCCGAGGACGGCGACGGGCCGGTGCTCGTCACCTCCGTCCGCGGGAACCTCAAGGGGACCAGACTCGCCTCCGGCGAGCGCTACGAGGCCCGCTTCGACGAGGGCGCAGCCCCCGACGCGCGCCGGCTGGGCGAGCGCGAGGACGCCGTCGAGACGACCGTCGTCGCCGTCGAGGACGAGCACGCGGTGCAGGTGCTCGACCCCGAGACGTTCGAGACGGTGAGCATCCCGCGACCGAACTTCTTCGACACCGACGCCGACGAGGTGGCCGTGCTGAAGTCCCGCTCGGGACTGCACATGGTGCCCGAGGACGACACCGAGTCGACTGAAAGCGCCTGA
- a CDS encoding fumarylacetoacetate hydrolase family protein encodes MRLARIETDDGVVAGEYVDGAVERDGERFVVGEDGELAPPCDPSAIYCIGRNYAETLDQKGYERPEQPTFFIKPPASVVAHEEPIPYPTFSQEVTYAGELAAVIGERCHDLTPDEAEGVVRGFTIMNDVDALDQPGLTSRKAFDGSGPLGPWIETDVDPRGIDMYTEIDGERRQEANTELMLWGPYELLSFLSERFTFRPGDVVAFGSPGNPGTIEPGSEVEIWYEGIGTLRNSVE; translated from the coding sequence ATGCGACTCGCACGGATCGAGACCGACGACGGCGTGGTGGCGGGCGAGTACGTCGACGGCGCGGTCGAGCGCGACGGGGAGCGCTTCGTGGTCGGCGAGGACGGGGAGCTCGCGCCGCCGTGTGACCCCTCCGCTATCTACTGCATCGGCCGGAACTACGCGGAGACGCTCGACCAGAAGGGGTACGAGCGCCCCGAGCAGCCGACGTTCTTCATCAAGCCGCCGGCGTCGGTCGTCGCCCACGAAGAACCGATCCCGTACCCGACCTTTTCGCAGGAGGTGACCTACGCGGGCGAACTCGCGGCCGTGATCGGCGAGCGCTGCCACGATCTGACGCCAGATGAGGCCGAAGGGGTGGTTCGGGGGTTCACGATCATGAACGACGTGGACGCGCTGGACCAGCCCGGGCTCACCTCCCGGAAGGCGTTCGACGGCTCCGGGCCGCTGGGGCCGTGGATCGAGACGGACGTGGACCCGCGGGGGATCGACATGTACACCGAGATCGACGGCGAGCGCCGGCAGGAAGCGAACACGGAGCTGATGCTGTGGGGGCCGTACGAGCTGCTCTCGTTCCTCTCGGAGCGGTTCACGTTCCGCCCCGGCGACGTGGTGGCGTTCGGGAGTCCCGGGAACCCGGGGACGATCGAGCCGGGAAGCGAGGTGGAGATCTGGTACGAGGGAATCGGGACGCTGCGGAACTCGGTGGAGTAG
- the htpX gene encoding zinc metalloprotease HtpX has protein sequence MEWKADWGLRARMAGTMLLLGLLYVVFIAALSLTDLGMTGIVVVMGLFMAGQFLFSDKLALRSMGAREVDREEYPELHATIERLCQQADLPKPTVAVADTEIPNAFAAGRSKKSATVCVTRGLLRTLDDEELEGVLAHELAHVKNRDVMVMTIASFLSTLAFMVVRFGFLFGGGGDREGGAPVLVAVVASFAVWVLSFLLIRLLSRYREFAADRGGAAITGKPSALASALMTIDGSMDRVPDEDLRESAEMNAFFVIPIKSGFVGKLFRTHPTTENRVERLRELEREMETQ, from the coding sequence ATGGAGTGGAAAGCGGACTGGGGGCTCCGGGCGCGCATGGCCGGCACCATGCTGCTGCTCGGCCTCCTCTACGTTGTCTTCATCGCTGCGCTCTCGCTGACGGATCTCGGGATGACCGGCATCGTGGTCGTGATGGGGCTGTTCATGGCCGGCCAGTTCCTCTTCAGTGACAAGCTCGCGCTGCGGAGCATGGGCGCCCGCGAGGTCGACCGCGAGGAGTATCCCGAGCTCCACGCGACGATCGAGCGCCTCTGCCAGCAGGCCGACCTGCCCAAGCCGACCGTCGCCGTCGCGGACACGGAGATCCCCAACGCGTTCGCGGCCGGGCGATCGAAGAAGAGTGCGACCGTCTGCGTGACCCGGGGGCTGCTGCGGACGCTCGACGACGAGGAGCTAGAGGGCGTGCTGGCCCACGAACTCGCCCACGTCAAGAACCGCGACGTGATGGTGATGACCATCGCCTCGTTCCTCTCGACGCTGGCGTTCATGGTCGTCCGGTTCGGCTTCCTGTTCGGCGGTGGCGGCGACCGCGAGGGCGGCGCGCCCGTCCTCGTCGCGGTCGTCGCCTCCTTCGCCGTCTGGGTGCTCTCGTTCCTGCTGATCCGGCTGCTCTCGCGCTACCGCGAGTTCGCCGCCGACCGCGGCGGCGCGGCGATCACGGGCAAGCCCTCGGCGCTGGCGTCGGCGCTGATGACGATCGACGGCAGCATGGACCGCGTGCCCGACGAGGACTTACGGGAGAGCGCGGAGATGAACGCCTTCTTCGTCATCCCGATCAAGTCCGGGTTCGTCGGCAAGCTGTTCCGCACCCACCCGACCACGGAGAACCGTGTCGAGCGTCTGCGCGAGCTCGAACGCGAGATGGAGACGCAGTAA
- a CDS encoding DUF7860 family protein encodes MGRYGSIDYPSFVKRGVLLGLVLMFVGEIGGYAAENYVSVPAWEETLFLIIAGVGLLAFVLSPILFGIVLPLTE; translated from the coding sequence ATGGGCAGGTACGGATCCATCGACTACCCGTCGTTCGTGAAACGCGGCGTCCTGCTCGGCCTCGTCCTCATGTTCGTGGGCGAGATCGGCGGCTACGCCGCGGAAAACTACGTGTCGGTCCCCGCGTGGGAAGAGACGCTGTTCCTCATCATTGCCGGGGTCGGGCTGCTGGCGTTCGTCCTCAGCCCGATCCTGTTCGGAATCGTCCTCCCGCTGACGGAGTAG
- a CDS encoding dihydrolipoyl dehydrogenase family protein, with the protein MHVVIIGAYGSAGVAVADGLVDRVGEEIDRLTLVDDGEPGGGLCILRGCMPSKEVLSAAAHRYQARTDHRLDGPAHEMDLDSIVGTKDEHVLGFAEHRCGHVHDLAERPGVEFVHATARLDGADRVELYEGGPETTPTQTLDADYVAVCTGSTVDVPDLPGIDDVDYMDSADVLDATDLPDSGVVMGFGYIGLEMVPYLAEAGVDLTVIEHDARPLEDAPPAFGDEILECYREEFGVDVLTNTDEKRLEPTDDGGVRLTCENETGERVVEAEELFLFTGRRPNVDGLGLESAGIDAEPGFVADTMQAVDAEALFFPGDVNGKEPLLHIAKEQAQLAAENVLAHARGEVLEPFEFTPHRVMFTAAGVYPYARVGHTAETAREALDDPIVTRRLAADDGVFKTKDAPRGLAELVVARDGTVVGYQGLHYHADVMAKPMQVIVEMGLDAREIPDRAFHPTTPEILDGLLRDATAQLD; encoded by the coding sequence ATGCACGTCGTCATCATCGGTGCCTACGGCAGCGCCGGCGTCGCCGTCGCCGACGGGCTCGTCGACCGCGTCGGCGAGGAGATCGACCGTCTCACGCTCGTCGACGACGGCGAGCCCGGCGGCGGGCTCTGCATCCTCCGGGGTTGTATGCCCTCGAAGGAGGTACTCTCGGCGGCGGCCCACCGCTATCAGGCCCGCACGGACCACCGCCTCGACGGCCCCGCCCACGAGATGGATCTCGACTCGATCGTCGGCACCAAGGACGAGCACGTCCTCGGCTTCGCCGAACACCGCTGCGGGCACGTCCACGACCTCGCCGAGCGGCCGGGCGTGGAGTTCGTCCACGCGACTGCCCGCCTCGACGGCGCCGACCGCGTGGAACTGTACGAGGGCGGCCCCGAGACGACCCCGACGCAGACGCTCGATGCCGACTACGTCGCGGTCTGTACCGGGAGCACGGTGGACGTCCCCGACCTCCCCGGTATCGACGACGTGGACTACATGGACTCGGCGGACGTGCTCGACGCGACCGACCTCCCGGACTCCGGGGTGGTGATGGGTTTCGGCTACATCGGGTTGGAGATGGTCCCCTACCTCGCGGAGGCGGGCGTCGACCTGACCGTGATCGAGCACGACGCGCGCCCGCTCGAGGACGCGCCGCCCGCCTTCGGCGACGAGATACTGGAGTGCTACCGCGAGGAGTTCGGCGTCGACGTCCTGACGAACACGGACGAGAAACGACTCGAACCGACCGATGACGGCGGTGTCCGGCTCACCTGTGAGAACGAGACCGGCGAGCGCGTGGTCGAGGCCGAGGAGCTGTTCCTGTTCACCGGCCGCCGGCCGAACGTCGACGGACTCGGGCTGGAGAGCGCGGGGATCGACGCCGAGCCCGGGTTCGTCGCGGACACGATGCAGGCCGTCGACGCGGAGGCGCTGTTCTTCCCGGGCGACGTGAACGGGAAGGAGCCGCTGCTCCACATCGCGAAGGAGCAGGCGCAGCTGGCCGCCGAGAACGTGCTCGCCCACGCCCGCGGCGAGGTGCTGGAACCGTTCGAGTTCACGCCCCATCGCGTCATGTTCACGGCCGCGGGCGTCTACCCCTACGCCAGGGTGGGCCACACCGCCGAGACCGCCCGCGAGGCGCTCGACGATCCGATCGTCACCCGGCGCTTGGCAGCCGACGACGGCGTGTTCAAAACGAAAGACGCGCCGCGCGGACTCGCCGAACTGGTGGTCGCCCGCGACGGGACGGTCGTCGGCTACCAGGGGCTGCACTACCACGCCGACGTGATGGCCAAGCCGATGCAGGTGATCGTGGAGATGGGACTCGATGCCCGGGAGATCCCCGACCGGGCGTTCCACCCGACGACGCCGGAGATCCTCGACGGCCTGCTCCGCGACGCGACCGCACAGCTCGACTAA